A DNA window from Leptolyngbya sp. KIOST-1 contains the following coding sequences:
- a CDS encoding DEAD/DEAH box helicase — protein MPSSPTAAALRANLVQSYQKLADRERELVQLYSIIYAPIGKAKLLDCLNLYFESAEKPSLAGPHLLNPLITRLNGKRLLVTHTTYGPQCHPLLVEIATRDAIHQGRFEPMVRAVQTRLPIRTHGWNQSLRYFQTEDEFLREVRIGLYRHDWDYIEQQFDAYYSNPYTSGRISMAQVFDLICNNPFDRDWFLTLKQEPNLYEAALGSLCSNSLMALTPAAEATALLHQECTQPNSTVSDRLKGIWIEQLIAQGQLEEADTALQTFADEDPIEVLLHQSWLSCLQGDYDHTVQAGAVALKLLKKSTGKRKIYFDTVPGLFLLLALIQEGSSASLKEAEGHAHIIAEQGYRHWMSVIYSCLEKVAQVLQGNTAAKRYLTNTPVSSLDNASSFETLIDMLCLYWVDLENARERLPDIAKEFYQAAIAAGYDWLALEAAELLARLTEDDSYAQKVAELRQKTGLRPLIDIVTPKQPWELSLTALMGLSPTPSSTPTKAAPSEYRLAWFLTIYSAETWLLQPKEQKISVKGGWSKGRAIALKRLKYEADKLGYLTPQDRDICAHLTTDPYSYGYDNYTFKHQALLALVGHPLVFWEDSPTTRVDVVKGEPALLVRQTRAGKLAISLTPEAVGKNAIALVKETPTRLKVVEFTAQHHRIAEVLGPKNALEVPESAKEQVLAAINAVAGLVTVHSDIGGGVADAEEVEAQPQPHLHLLPAGEGLKVSLLTRPFGEDGPYYRPGTGGEMVIAEIDGRRLQTHRNLQAEKKMARALEKACPTLQRLEDTDGEWLIDSPEDCLELLVELQEVGDLAVVEWPEGEKMRIASRVGLSQFKVQIQRQRDWFAASGELQISDDEVLNMQQLMALLEQSSGRFVKLVDGQFLALTQEFRKRLDELRAYSETSGNGVRFHPLASLAMEDWMEEVGQLKTDKHWKEHVKRLKEVQSLQPELPSTLQAELRDYQVEGFNWLARLAHWGVGACLADDMGLGKTLQALALILTRAPQGPTLIVAPTSVCMNWTSEAEKFAPTLNPIQFGTGDRQKVLDTLQPFDLVVCSYGLLQQDDVAAMLAQVQWQTIVLDEAQAIKNAATKRSKAAMKLQGSYKILTTGTPIENHLGELWNLFRFINPGLLGSQDQFNTRFANAIERNQDKAARNRLKKLIQPFILRRTKTQVLDELPARTEITLQVELSAQEMAFYEALRREAVEKLADPTIEVGTKHLQVLAEIMKLRRACCNTRLVKGTTALPSAKLEAFGEVLEELLENNHKALVFSQFVDHLTILREFLDGQNISYQYLDGSTPAKDRKKRVDAFQAGEGDVFLISLKAGGTGLNLTAADFVIHMDPWWNPAVEDQASDRAHRIGQLRPVTIYRLVAKNTIEEKIVDLHRQKRDLADSLLEGTDMSGKISTEQLLRLISEG, from the coding sequence ATGCCATCTTCCCCAACCGCCGCCGCCCTCCGCGCCAATCTGGTGCAGTCCTACCAAAAGCTTGCCGACCGCGAGCGCGAGTTGGTGCAGCTGTATTCCATCATTTATGCCCCGATCGGCAAGGCAAAGCTGCTCGACTGCCTCAACCTCTATTTTGAGAGCGCCGAAAAGCCCAGCCTTGCGGGGCCGCATCTGCTCAACCCGCTCATAACTCGCCTGAACGGCAAACGCCTGCTGGTTACCCACACCACCTACGGCCCTCAGTGCCACCCGCTGCTGGTCGAAATTGCTACCCGCGACGCCATTCACCAGGGTCGCTTTGAGCCCATGGTCAGGGCGGTGCAGACCAGGCTACCGATTCGCACCCACGGCTGGAACCAGAGCCTGCGCTATTTTCAAACCGAGGACGAGTTTCTGCGCGAGGTCCGCATCGGCCTTTACCGCCACGACTGGGACTACATCGAGCAGCAGTTTGACGCCTACTACAGCAACCCCTACACCTCGGGCCGCATATCCATGGCCCAGGTGTTTGATCTGATTTGCAACAACCCCTTCGATCGCGACTGGTTCCTCACCCTCAAGCAGGAGCCCAACCTCTACGAGGCCGCCCTGGGCAGCCTCTGCTCTAACTCGCTGATGGCCCTGACCCCAGCGGCAGAAGCCACAGCCCTGCTGCATCAAGAATGCACCCAGCCCAACTCCACCGTCTCCGATCGCCTGAAGGGCATCTGGATTGAGCAACTGATCGCCCAGGGGCAATTGGAGGAGGCCGATACCGCTCTGCAAACCTTCGCCGACGAAGACCCGATCGAGGTGCTGCTGCACCAGAGTTGGCTGAGCTGCCTGCAGGGCGACTACGACCACACCGTTCAGGCTGGCGCTGTCGCCCTCAAGCTGCTCAAGAAAAGCACCGGCAAGCGCAAAATCTACTTCGACACCGTGCCCGGTCTGTTTCTCTTGCTGGCGCTCATTCAAGAGGGATCCTCCGCCAGCCTCAAAGAAGCCGAGGGCCACGCCCACATCATTGCTGAGCAGGGCTATCGCCACTGGATGAGCGTGATCTATAGCTGTCTGGAGAAAGTTGCCCAGGTGCTCCAGGGCAACACGGCGGCCAAGCGCTACCTGACCAACACCCCCGTCAGCAGCCTCGACAACGCCAGCAGCTTTGAAACGCTGATCGACATGCTGTGCCTCTACTGGGTCGATCTGGAGAATGCCCGGGAACGGTTGCCCGACATTGCCAAGGAGTTTTACCAGGCCGCCATCGCCGCCGGGTACGACTGGCTTGCCCTGGAGGCCGCCGAGCTGCTGGCCCGTCTGACTGAGGACGATAGCTACGCCCAGAAAGTAGCGGAACTGCGCCAAAAAACGGGCCTTCGCCCTCTGATTGACATTGTTACCCCCAAGCAGCCCTGGGAGCTGTCGCTAACGGCGCTGATGGGCCTCAGCCCCACCCCATCCTCTACCCCGACGAAGGCGGCCCCTAGCGAGTATCGGCTGGCCTGGTTTTTGACCATCTATTCCGCCGAGACCTGGCTGCTCCAGCCCAAGGAGCAAAAGATCAGCGTGAAGGGCGGCTGGAGCAAAGGCCGCGCGATCGCCCTCAAGCGCCTCAAGTACGAAGCCGATAAGCTCGGCTACCTCACCCCCCAGGATCGCGACATCTGCGCTCACCTCACCACCGATCCCTACAGCTACGGCTACGACAACTACACCTTCAAGCACCAGGCGCTGCTGGCCCTGGTTGGGCACCCGCTGGTGTTCTGGGAAGACTCGCCCACCACTCGGGTGGACGTGGTGAAGGGAGAACCGGCCCTGCTGGTGCGTCAGACCCGAGCGGGCAAGCTGGCGATTTCGCTGACGCCGGAAGCGGTGGGAAAAAATGCGATCGCCCTGGTCAAAGAGACCCCCACCCGGCTCAAGGTGGTTGAGTTTACTGCCCAGCACCACCGCATTGCCGAAGTGCTGGGGCCAAAAAACGCCCTGGAGGTGCCCGAAAGCGCCAAAGAGCAGGTGCTCGCCGCCATCAACGCCGTCGCAGGCCTGGTTACCGTGCATTCCGACATCGGTGGCGGCGTGGCCGATGCCGAAGAGGTCGAAGCCCAGCCCCAGCCCCACCTGCACCTGCTGCCCGCTGGTGAAGGGCTCAAGGTTTCCCTGCTTACCCGGCCCTTTGGCGAGGACGGTCCCTACTACCGACCGGGCACAGGCGGCGAAATGGTGATTGCCGAAATCGACGGTCGCCGTCTGCAAACCCACCGCAACTTGCAAGCAGAGAAAAAAATGGCCCGCGCCCTGGAAAAGGCCTGCCCCACCCTGCAACGGCTGGAGGACACCGACGGCGAGTGGCTGATCGACAGTCCGGAGGACTGCCTGGAACTGCTGGTGGAACTCCAGGAGGTGGGTGACCTGGCCGTCGTGGAATGGCCCGAAGGGGAAAAAATGCGGATCGCCAGCCGGGTTGGCCTCAGCCAGTTCAAGGTGCAAATTCAGCGCCAGCGCGACTGGTTTGCCGCCAGCGGCGAGCTGCAAATCAGCGATGACGAGGTGCTAAACATGCAGCAGCTGATGGCGCTGCTGGAGCAGTCTTCGGGGCGGTTTGTGAAGCTGGTCGACGGCCAGTTTCTCGCCCTCACCCAGGAGTTTCGCAAGCGCCTCGACGAGCTGCGGGCCTACTCCGAAACCAGCGGCAACGGCGTGCGCTTCCACCCCCTGGCCTCGCTGGCGATGGAGGACTGGATGGAGGAGGTGGGCCAGCTCAAAACCGACAAGCACTGGAAGGAGCATGTCAAACGCCTGAAGGAAGTCCAGAGCCTCCAGCCCGAGTTGCCCTCTACCTTGCAGGCAGAACTGCGCGACTACCAGGTCGAGGGTTTTAACTGGCTGGCGCGGCTAGCCCATTGGGGAGTGGGGGCCTGCCTGGCGGACGACATGGGCCTGGGCAAAACCCTGCAGGCCCTGGCGCTGATTCTCACCCGCGCCCCCCAGGGGCCAACGCTGATTGTGGCGCCCACCTCAGTGTGCATGAACTGGACCAGCGAGGCGGAAAAGTTTGCGCCCACCCTGAACCCGATTCAATTTGGCACGGGCGATCGCCAGAAAGTCCTCGATACCCTCCAGCCCTTTGACCTGGTGGTATGCAGCTACGGCCTCTTGCAGCAGGATGATGTGGCCGCCATGCTGGCCCAGGTGCAGTGGCAGACCATCGTGCTCGACGAGGCTCAGGCGATTAAAAACGCTGCCACCAAGCGCTCCAAGGCGGCGATGAAACTCCAGGGGAGCTACAAAATCCTCACCACCGGCACCCCAATCGAAAATCACCTGGGCGAGCTGTGGAACCTGTTTCGCTTCATCAACCCCGGCCTGCTGGGCTCCCAGGACCAGTTCAATACTCGATTTGCCAATGCGATCGAGCGCAACCAGGACAAGGCAGCCCGCAACCGCTTGAAAAAGCTAATTCAGCCCTTCATTCTGCGGCGCACCAAAACCCAGGTGCTCGACGAACTGCCCGCCCGCACCGAAATTACCCTCCAGGTGGAACTCAGCGCCCAGGAAATGGCCTTCTACGAGGCCCTGCGGCGCGAAGCGGTGGAGAAACTGGCCGATCCCACCATCGAGGTGGGCACCAAACACCTGCAGGTGCTGGCGGAAATTATGAAGCTGCGCCGCGCCTGCTGCAACACCCGCTTGGTCAAGGGCACCACCGCCCTGCCCAGCGCCAAGCTGGAAGCCTTTGGCGAGGTGCTGGAGGAACTGTTGGAGAACAACCACAAGGCGCTGGTGTTCAGTCAGTTTGTCGACCACCTCACCATTTTGCGGGAGTTTCTCGACGGCCAGAATATTAGCTACCAGTACCTCGACGGCAGCACCCCTGCCAAAGACCGCAAAAAGCGGGTCGATGCCTTCCAGGCCGGGGAGGGGGATGTGTTTTTAATCAGCCTGAAGGCCGGGGGCACTGGGCTCAACCTGACGGCGGCAGACTTTGTCATTCACATGGACCCGTGGTGGAACCCGGCAGTGGAGGATCAGGCCAGCGATCGCGCCCACCGCATCGGCCAGCTGCGCCCGGTCACGATCTATCGCCTGGTAGCCAAAAACACCATCGAAGAAAAAATTGTGGACCTGCACCGGCAAAAGCGCGACCTGGCCGACAGCCTGCTGGAGGGCACCGACATGAGCGGCAAGATCTCCACCGAGCAACTGCTGCGGCTGATTAGCGAAGGCTAG
- a CDS encoding NfeD family protein, whose product MSISTTPISAVLEHKFYPGVGVIHSVVQPGLAWVVRVNGVYWTARAALSSYSFQAGDAVRPIDRQGNTLLIEPA is encoded by the coding sequence ATGAGCATCTCAACCACGCCCATTAGCGCTGTGCTCGAACACAAGTTCTACCCGGGGGTCGGCGTCATTCATTCGGTGGTGCAGCCCGGTTTGGCCTGGGTTGTGCGCGTCAACGGCGTGTACTGGACGGCCCGGGCCGCTCTGTCGAGCTACAGCTTTCAGGCGGGCGATGCGGTGCGGCCCATCGATCGCCAGGGCAACACCCTGCTGATTGAACCGGCCTAG
- a CDS encoding sigma-70 family RNA polymerase sigma factor, with product MTNATNTPFEQPSGQGPNHDLVYAFMAAVSHLLMPDEFKGTALYKFLIRFAKQWHIANVDLDEVIVEGVKRGVEYIQRHGQPIKKPESWLRQVCLNILRNKVDAAVKEERKIEHLTTLAHYGKSPLVESELIEQLEYLEMALNELSKADQALIRMKFIQRKTYEQIRQHYKYMAAGAEGTVPSVQTLRKRESRALKRLKLHFFKLYEGGASQAP from the coding sequence ATGACAAATGCCACTAATACACCGTTTGAGCAGCCCTCTGGCCAGGGGCCAAACCACGACCTGGTGTACGCGTTCATGGCAGCGGTCAGCCATCTGCTGATGCCGGACGAGTTTAAGGGGACTGCCCTGTATAAATTTCTCATTCGGTTTGCTAAGCAGTGGCACATTGCCAATGTTGACCTCGATGAGGTGATCGTTGAGGGGGTCAAACGAGGGGTTGAGTATATTCAGCGGCACGGTCAGCCCATAAAAAAGCCCGAGTCCTGGCTGCGCCAGGTGTGCCTGAATATTTTGAGAAATAAAGTTGATGCGGCAGTCAAGGAAGAGCGCAAAATTGAGCATCTGACAACGCTGGCTCACTATGGCAAAAGTCCGCTGGTGGAATCAGAGCTAATTGAGCAGTTGGAATACCTTGAAATGGCTCTAAATGAGCTGTCAAAAGCCGATCAAGCGCTGATTCGCATGAAGTTTATCCAGCGCAAAACTTATGAACAAATTCGTCAGCATTACAAGTACATGGCCGCAGGCGCTGAGGGGACGGTTCCCTCGGTACAGACCCTTAGAAAGCGCGAATCCCGTGCTCTCAAGCGACTGAAGCTGCACTTCTTTAAGCTGTATGAGGGAGGTGCAAGTCAAGCACCTTAA
- a CDS encoding cyanoexosortase B system-associated protein, with the protein MTSQPALPRSLPSRWVNLVLVVVLSLLAAVAIVPGYLNGQWPWTTTPQVAQIDQLRSLQTEGLALPGWRQTVTERIDINRQTWTLAEYQAASPAVQGTPVQQFALLLHPQPWHSNQPQLEWIDLAGAQNWQVEGRRRLQAGAVNARFFRAWGDRQSFAVVQWYALPGGGHPSPSHWFWANQWSQLTRRTLTPWVAVSLLLPMEPLGAIADYQPTATDLTDLIQQQLEATALQ; encoded by the coding sequence ATGACCTCCCAACCCGCTTTACCCCGTTCTTTGCCCAGCCGCTGGGTCAACCTGGTGCTGGTGGTGGTGCTCAGCCTTCTGGCCGCAGTGGCTATTGTGCCCGGCTACCTCAACGGCCAGTGGCCCTGGACAACTACCCCCCAGGTGGCCCAGATCGATCAGCTCCGGTCCCTGCAAACCGAGGGTCTGGCGCTGCCTGGCTGGCGACAAACGGTGACCGAACGAATCGACATCAACCGCCAGACCTGGACCCTGGCCGAGTATCAGGCGGCATCCCCGGCCGTCCAGGGCACTCCGGTGCAGCAGTTTGCGCTGCTGCTGCATCCCCAGCCCTGGCACAGCAACCAGCCCCAGCTGGAATGGATCGACCTGGCGGGGGCGCAAAACTGGCAGGTTGAGGGGCGGCGACGGCTCCAGGCCGGAGCGGTAAACGCGAGGTTTTTTCGGGCCTGGGGCGATCGCCAGAGCTTCGCGGTCGTGCAGTGGTACGCCCTGCCCGGCGGCGGCCACCCGTCCCCCAGTCACTGGTTTTGGGCCAACCAGTGGTCCCAGCTCACCCGCCGCACCCTCACCCCCTGGGTGGCGGTCAGCCTGCTGCTGCCGATGGAGCCGTTGGGGGCGATCGCCGACTACCAGCCCACCGCAACCGATCTCACGGATTTAATTCAGCAGCAGCTCGAGGCCACCGCGCTGCAATAA
- the crtB gene encoding cyanoexosortase B, protein MPLRRHPTPWAIAALLAILYGPLLVHWVDGWLHKSISIQHEYFSHGLLGLPFAAYVAWGKRKAWAELPNHCHPLGLGLVGVAGLMYFTRLPDWMNLSLPVMLVGLCLSLKSLAGLRLQGISLVLVALATPNQLPYLIEPYILPLQQLIAAVAGFLLVQLGLPVTVESIYLYVNGQTVEVAPHCAGLKMLFTSLYVALMLAYWTGILRSRLQTGLFFAGTVVISVAGNILRNALLSYFHGMGQTGAFDWLHESWGGDLYSALMLGTIILLLRLIQDRVPAQLSLALQSPSSSV, encoded by the coding sequence ATGCCCCTCCGCCGTCACCCCACCCCCTGGGCCATCGCCGCCCTCCTCGCGATCCTCTACGGGCCGCTGCTGGTGCACTGGGTAGACGGCTGGCTGCACAAATCCATCAGCATTCAGCACGAGTACTTCAGCCACGGGCTTTTGGGGCTGCCCTTTGCCGCCTACGTAGCCTGGGGCAAGCGCAAAGCCTGGGCCGAGCTGCCCAACCACTGCCACCCGCTAGGGCTGGGGCTGGTGGGGGTAGCTGGCCTAATGTACTTCACTCGCCTGCCCGACTGGATGAACCTCTCGCTGCCGGTGATGCTGGTGGGGCTGTGCCTGAGCCTGAAGTCTCTGGCGGGGCTGCGGCTGCAGGGGATTTCCCTGGTTCTGGTGGCGCTGGCAACGCCGAACCAGCTGCCCTACCTGATTGAGCCCTACATTCTGCCCTTGCAGCAGTTGATTGCGGCGGTGGCGGGTTTTTTGCTGGTGCAGCTGGGCCTGCCGGTCACGGTGGAGAGCATTTATCTGTACGTCAACGGTCAAACCGTGGAGGTCGCCCCCCACTGCGCCGGGCTGAAAATGCTCTTCACCAGCCTCTACGTGGCGCTGATGCTGGCCTACTGGACGGGAATTTTGCGATCGCGCCTGCAGACCGGGCTATTTTTTGCCGGTACGGTGGTCATTAGCGTGGCGGGCAACATCTTGCGTAACGCTCTGCTCAGCTATTTTCACGGCATGGGGCAAACCGGGGCCTTTGACTGGCTGCACGAAAGCTGGGGCGGAGACCTCTACTCAGCCCTGATGCTGGGAACGATCATTCTGCTGCTGCGGCTGATTCAGGACCGGGTGCCCGCCCAGCTCAGCCTGGCGCTACAGTCGCCCTCCTCGTCGGTATAG